A genomic segment from Drosophila miranda strain MSH22 chromosome 3, D.miranda_PacBio2.1, whole genome shotgun sequence encodes:
- the LOC108159343 gene encoding uncharacterized protein LOC108159343 isoform X7 — MDQLFQSYRDDERRIGEEYLSSLQDLNCNSKPLINMLTMLAEENINYAHVIVRVVEYYISQVPPEFKLPILYLIDSIIKNVRSSYVQLFAQCIVNIFLNAFESVQHSQSQLLEKVRERMYALRQTWNEVFPPSKMYALDVKVKRLDNNWPITAKNPTNKIHVNPAIHVNPDFLKTGLVPGMPVNSTLPSDMEEILQAKTRELLELKKRKLELELEQTKKHLEEQERQLNQATDAIAVAPNVAMPAPPASVAALRPPIMEPVVRNSRNAGNPGIPNTPAAQQPFSAKSRVNPVNPALLNSVRQRDPRLARQMQSQVEAAPSRSSDPRLEGKSSSSSHKSSRSRSKSPVRNSSRSTKSNNGSSSHPNSSSNRKRSESKSSTSSSGSDARHKSGGGASSSSSTLSPAKRSSKPSAKEHSDRHDRNGSPSNLKRKSTSPTTSPLKSKRNAAHKSSSSMRGKSSSTRSRSRSPIFMDVDLRSGGGKSPEQKTAAPESLSQVAASASASSSASALAAAVAAKMTISTNDLEKPSASALAAASAPLVNQSSPQGNVSEVLQQSINKLLQVQGITGEKRSADSLPLEIDEDEQPPQQKRSKSTKLDALFGSEDVDLRREIPAVVKPGSANAVIVVEDDSMDNCDVEKPQSKTNSQLKRPSLEELRAKLAKSARLHNKLSGKSDKVRDQSVVQRLKQLAELKANDDSQEAHDEKMRTILSQAQEMYENHNMNQEQYKDLVQKVVAINENSKMKESRRRPDGAEVERNAARDAVLRKRIPKLKSNENHSSGSPRSDGSPRYEDQPIQGSTSTEKPTQNKREKSKRENKRRKPSKWGEQVDPAAAQRAAWQLANVNNNNNNSNNNNKRCGAGGAGGSLPVVPPGFRGMPWQQPPAIVMPQTIVPPPPQPPSMMGLPPVPPVTMTKAINSLDNPMADVVRSIAIDGGSKEIRFYNQVAIIFMDGDEPHEIGFQHGQRVILIDHNEPLPLSFNDDYKPFHLDGALHRIRFGFPSRELYIDDHWYEIYFGGPPVSLPIGNSLHVLKAEGPPPNVDIGRVRRDLVVGKINMIVDAHTIVPLFLDARQQTFQMGAEQHSIQFVDSFQYALLDGQLQKIEYGGLPKGMKLNGGRSCFIRFGTLPKGVVAGKTHVADMVYIKTEAPAEPPQPPPMIVQPLPVVEQQPAAAAHVPAVSLPAASNALGNLNINDLFQKLVSSGIIGGTSIPGISSGESTSTKEAPAAAAPADAQATAAPPVYVSPPTEPIKRINLQRPETIKTRQSAVVATLYLGMQCSSCGVRFPPEQTIKYSQHLDWHFRQNRRERDSTRKATSRRWYYDLNDWRQYEEIEDVEEREKNFLDTQGQPGGPDAIDDLSQQRSLDSPVPTCAAGNDDVDRSCDMCHEKFEQFYNEELEEWHLRSAIRVEDKIYHPLCYEDYKTSLNPPAEQKDSKDVDMNNTDDNAMDTLLKLEDGGKEDDAAKRAPNLFDDDDDDVIVLPNEEPSVTEIVDDDEDEYVPANVTRAEMGNETEDKVEPSSGCEHDGEKQKSSQQPQNESANESDVEIQEPNIPFTDLDTYVEKEMDDETRLALLNVKIKEEPKDEYDEDEDDGFEDVGTVVPLLPLPEDEISINSSETQTQTIGSSPSPATIERPASVASLTLPANDDELEAADTVATVANAETELNGEPQESTHNLSAAGPAPALPLTNLVNRIKINITKNTSSIASNSASNGSSMAATSTPAAATMGSAADTQVSAISVIGGSGNCSSMETSQQVNAIQTISTIPVLCGGNTFVPKIATSAPANISSISVIGSSYGTNSRNSNSIATTTAPTSATVSAVVGAGSSSAVAQKPATPPPAVDADPEPVVELKPALRNVTLKRTKKVQNGTETSGLCSIM, encoded by the exons GTGCCGCCCGAGTTTAAATTGCCCATACTATATTTAATTGATTCGATAATTAAGAATGTGAGAAGCAGCTACGTGCAGTTGTTCGCACAATGTATAGTGAACATATTCCTCAACGCGTTTGAATCG GTGCAGCATTCCCAGTCGCAGTTGCTGGAGAAGGTCCGCGAACGGATGTATGCCCTGCGACAGACCTGGAACGAGGTGTTCCCACCTTCCAAAATGTATGCCCTAGACGTAAAGGTGAAGCGTCTTGATAATAACTGGCCCATTACGGCCAAGAACCCCACCAACAAAATACATGTTAATCCCGCCATTCATGTTAATCCGGACTTTCTCAAAACG GGTTTGGTTCCTGGGATGCCGGTTAACTCCACACTGCCCAGCGACATGGAGGAGATACTCCAGGCTAAGACCcgcgagcttctggagctcaAGAAACGCAAACTGGAGCTTGAGCTAGAGCAAACCAAGAAGCATTTAGAGGAGCAAGAGCGTCAGCTGAACCAGGCGACGGATGCTATTGCTGTCGCACCCAATGTCGCTATGCCAGCGCCACCCGCTTCTGTTGCTGCTCTTCGTCCACCTATTATGGAACCAGTCGTTCGAAATTCTCGAAACGCTGGGAATCCTGGGATACCAAACACGCCAGCTGCCCAACAG CCCTTTTCCGCGAAGTCAAGGGTTAATCCAGTCAATCCGGCTCTACTGAACTCTGTGCGTCAGCGGGATCCACGTTTGGCGCGGCAAATGCAATCTCAAGTGGAGGCGGCTCCCTCGCGATCCTCTGATCCCCGTCTGGAGGGAAAATCCTCCTCATCTTCGCATAAATCTAGTCGATCGCGCAGCAAGTCACCGGTACGCAACAGCAGTCGCTCCACCAAGAgcaacaatggcagcagctCCCATCCAAACAGCTCATCGAATCGCAAGCGCAGCGAATCCAAGAGCTCAACATCTTCATCGGGATCTGATGCACGACACAAAAGTGGAGGTGGCGCTAGCAGTAGCTCCTCGACACTATCGCCTGCCAAACGCTCATCTAAACCATCGGCAAAGGAGCATTCCGACCGACATGACCGAAATGGATCACCGTCAAATTTGAAGCGTAAAAGCACCTCTCCAACCACCTCGCCATTAAAATCTAAGCGTAATGCTGCACACAAATCGTCATCGTCCATGCGCGGAAAGTCGTCCTCGACCCGATCACGCAGTCGCTCGCCCATCTTCATGGACGTTGACCTGCGCAGCGGTGGTGGAAAGTCTCCCGAACAGAAAACAGCAGCTCCAGAATCCCTATCTCAagtggcagcatcagcatcagcatcatccTCAGCCTCAGCATTAGCAGCGGCAGTAGCAGCAAAAATGACAATCAGCACGAATGATTTAGAGAAAC catcagcatctgCATTAGCCGCCGCATCCGCACCACTAGTCAATCAGAGCTCGCCGCAGGGTAATGTATCGGAGGTACTGCAGCAATCCATCAACAAACTGCTGCAGGTAcaaggcatcactggggagaAGCGCTCCGCAGATTCGCTACCCTTAGAGATCGACGAGGATGAGCAGCCACCGCAGCAGAAACGCAGCAAATCAACTAAACTGGACGC TCTCTTCGGCAGCGAGGATGTTGATCTGCGTCGCGAGATTCCCGCTGTGGTAAAGCCTGGAAGTGCCAATGCAGTCATCGTGGTGGAAGACGACTCAATGGACAACTGTGATGTGGAAAAG CCACAATCCAAAACAAATTCGCAGCTCAAGAGGCCATCACTCGAGGAGCTGCGCGCCAAGCTGGCCAAGTCTGCGCGTCTCCACAACAAGCTATCCGGTAAGTCCG ACAAAGTCAGAGATCAGTCTGTGGTGCAGCGTCTCAAGCAGCTGGCCGAGCTGAAGGCCAACGATGATTCGCAGGAGGCGCACGACGAGAAGATGCGCACGATCCTCAGCCAGGCTCAGGAGATGTACGAGAACCACAATATGAACCAAGAGCAGTACAAGGACCTGGTCCAGAAGGTTGTGGCCATTAACGAGAACAGCAAGATGAAGGAGTCCCGTCGCCGACCTGATGGTGCGGAAGTGGAGCGTAATGCAGCCCGAGATGCTGTTCTGCGCAAGCGGATACCCAAGCTCAAGAGCAACGAGAATCATTCCTCTGGCTCGCCACGCAGCGACGGCTCCCCTAGATATGAGGATCAGCCAATACAGGGATCGACGTCCACCGAAAAGCCGACGCAAAATAAACGGGAGAAGTCCAAGAGAGAGAACAAGAGACGAAAGCCCAGCAAATGGGGCGAACAGGTGGATCCTGCGGCTGCTCAAAGGGCCGCCTGGCAGTTGGCCAATgtcaataacaacaacaacaacagcaataacaataataagAGATGTGGAGCTGGAGGAGCGGGGGGTTCGCTTCCTGTCGTACCACCCGGGTTCCGGGGAATGCCCTGGCAACAGCCGCCTGCGATTGTGATGCCACAAACGATCGTCCCGCCACCACCACAGCCGCCCTCGATGATGGGTCTGCCACCAGTTCCGCCCGTAACAATGACCAAGGCCATCAATTCGCTGGACAACCCCATGGCGGATGTGGTGCGCAGCATCGCCATCGATGGCGGATCCAAAGAGATTCGCTTCTACAACCAGGTGGCCATCATATTTATGGATGGCGACGAGCCGCACGAGATTGGCTTCCAGCATGGCCAGCGCGTGATCCTGATCGATCACAATGAGCCTCTGCCGCTGAGCTTCAACGATGACTACaagccgttccatctagatgGGGCCCTACATCGCATCCGCTTTGGGTTTCCCTCCCGCGAGCTCTATATCGACGATCATTGGTATGAGATCTACTTTGGTGGACCGCCAGTCTCCCTGCCCATTGGCAACAGCCTGCACGTACTCAAGGCGGAGGGTCCTCCGCCCAATGTGGACATTGGCCGAGTGCGTCGTGACCTGGTGGTTGGCAAAATAAACATGATTGTGGATGCCCACACGATTGTTCCACTCTTCCTGGATGCCAGACAGCAGACCTTCCAGATGGGAGCCGAGCAGCATTCGATACAGTTTGTGGACAGCTTCCAATATGCTCTCCTCGATGGCCAGCTCCAGAAGATCGAATATGGCGGCCTGCCCAAGGGCATGAAGCTGAATGGCGGACGCAGCTGCTTTATCCGATTCGGAACCCTGCCAAAGGGCGTTGTGGCCGGCAAGACGCACGTGGCTGATATGGTCTACATTAAGACAGAAGCTCCGGCAGAGCCACCCCAGCCCCCACCGATGATTGTCCAGCCCCTGCCCGTAGTGGAGCAGCagccagcggcagcagcacaTGTACCAGCCGTATCCCTGCCAGCTGCATCCAATGCTCTTGGCAATCTGAATATCAATGATTTGTTCCAAAAGCTCGTCTCGTCTGGAATAATTGGTGGAACCTCTATTCCGGGGATATCGTCTGGCGAATCAACCTCAACCAAAGAAGCGCCCGCAGCTGCCGCTCCAGCTGATGCCCAAGCCACAGCCGCCCCACCGGTGTACGTTTCGCCGCCAACGGAGCCCATCAAACGCATCAACCTACAGAGGCCAGAGACTATTAAGACCCGGCAGTCGGCGGTGGTGGCCACGCTCTACCTGGGCATGCAGTGCAGCAGCTGTGGTGTGCGTTTCCCGCCAGAGCAGACCATTAAGTACAGTCAGCATCTAGACTGGCACTTCCGTCAGAACCGACGCGAGCGTGACTCGACCCGCAAGGCCACCTCCAGGCGCTGGTACTATGACCTGAATGACTGGCGGCAGTACGAAGAGATCGAGGATGTGGAAGAGCGGGAGAAGAATTTCCTGGATACGCAGGGCCAGCCAGGCGGCCCCGATGCAATCGATGATCTCTCCCAGCAACGATCGCTGGACTCGCCTGTGCCCACCTGCGCAGCCGGTAACGATGATGTGGACCGTTCCTGCGACATGTGCCACGAGAAGTTCGAGCAGTTCTACAACGAGGAGCTGGAGGAATGGCACTTGCGCAGTGCCATTCGCGTCGAGGATAAGATCTACCATCCATTGTGCTATGAGGACTACAAGACTTCGTTGAACCCGCCCGCAGAGCAAAAAGACTCCAAAGATGTGGACATGAACAACACCGATGACAACGCAATGGACACGTTACTTAAGCTGGAGGATGGGGGTAAGGAAGATG ACGCCGCTAAGCGTGCGCCGAACCTGttcgatgatgatgacgatgatgtaATTGTGTTGCCCAACGAAGAGCCCAGCGTCACTGAAATTGTCGACGACGATGAAGATGAGTATGTCCCCGCCAATGTGACGCGCGCCGAAATGGGCAACGAAACGGAGGACAAGGTGGAACCCAGCTCTGGCTGCGAGCATGATGGGGAGAAGCAGAaaagcagccagcagccacagAATGAATCAGCCAACGAGTCTGATGTGGAGATCCAAGAGCCAAACATTCCCTTCACCGATCTGGACACGTATGTGGAGAAGGAGATGGATGATGAGACGCGGTTGGCCCTGCTAAATGTAAAGATCAAAGAGGAGCCCAAGGACGAGTACGATGAGGACGAAGACGATGGCTTCGAAGATGTGGGCACGGTAGTGCCACTGCTGCCGTTGCCCGAGGATGAGATATCCATCAACAGCAGCG AAACACAAACCCAAACGATTGGATCCTCGCCCTCGCCGGCTACTATAGAGCGACCAGCTTCGGTGGCCTCGCTCACTCTTCCAGCCAACGACGATGAGCTGGAGGCCGCGGACACGGTGGCGACGGTGGCCAACGCGGAAACAGAACTGAATGGAGAGCCGCAGGAGTCGACGCATAACCTGAGCGCAGCAGGACCGGCACCGGCGTTACCTTTGACTAACTTAGTTAATAGaatcaaaataaatattaCTAAGAATACAAGTAGTATAGCAAGTAATAGTGCCTCCAACGGCTCATCAATGGCCGCCACATCGACgccggcagcagcaacgaTGGGATCGGCAGCGGATACGCAAGTCTCGGCCATCAGTGTCATAGGCGGATCCGGAAACTGCAGTTCTATGGAGACCTCGCAGCAGGTGAACGCAATTCAAACCATTTCCACCATTCCAGTTCTGTGCGGCGGTAACACATTCGTCCCCAAGATTGCAACCAGTGCTCCAGCCAATATCAGTTCCATCTCGGTCATTGGCAGCAGCTACGGCACCAACAGCCGCAACAGCAACTCAATCGCGACCACAACGGCACCAACTTCGGCGACAGTCTCGGCGGTTGTTGGAGCGGGATCATCTTCTGCCGTTGCCCAGAAACCAGCCACACCCCCGCCTGCTGTCGATGCCGATCCGGAGCCGGTGGTTGAACTGAAGCCAGCGTTGCGGAATGTGACGCTCAAACGAACGAAAAAGGTCCAGAATGGCACCGAAACATCGGGTCTCTGCTCGATCATGTAA